In Alteracholeplasma palmae J233, a single genomic region encodes these proteins:
- a CDS encoding DNA-3-methyladenine glycosylase I: MKTRCDWANSNELEKLYHDNEWGKPTYDDHKLFEFIILEGQQAGLSWDIILKRREKLREAYLDFNPHLLKDITDAELEKYLKDDRVIKNKLKIHAVRENAKAFLKIVDEFGSFSNYIWAYFNHQPIVNHWKNIKEVPATTPLSDLISKDLKKRGFKFIGSTIIYSFMQACGMVNDHVETCYLHQK; encoded by the coding sequence ATGAAAACTAGATGTGATTGGGCTAATAGTAACGAACTTGAAAAATTATATCATGATAATGAATGGGGAAAACCTACCTATGATGACCATAAACTGTTTGAATTTATTATATTAGAGGGCCAACAAGCGGGATTAAGTTGGGATATAATTTTAAAAAGAAGAGAAAAATTAAGAGAAGCATATTTAGATTTTAATCCACATTTGCTAAAAGACATCACAGATGCAGAATTAGAAAAGTATCTAAAAGATGATAGAGTGATTAAGAATAAATTAAAAATTCATGCAGTTAGAGAAAATGCTAAAGCTTTTTTAAAGATTGTTGATGAATTTGGATCATTTTCTAATTATATTTGGGCATACTTTAATCACCAACCCATTGTTAATCACTGGAAAAATATTAAAGAAGTCCCAGCAACCACCCCTTTATCAGATCTAATTAGTAAAGATTTGAAAAAAAGAGGATTTAAATTTATAGGATCAACTATCATCTATTCTTTTATGCAGGCATGTGGTATGGTAAATGATCATGTTGAAACTTGTTATTTACATCAAAAATAA
- a CDS encoding cold shock domain-containing protein has product MTGTVKWFDASKGYGFITSSEGKDVFVHFSAIQTEGFKTLAEGDQVEFDVKDGDRGVQATNVTKL; this is encoded by the coding sequence ATGACAGGAACAGTAAAATGGTTTGATGCAAGTAAAGGTTATGGTTTCATTACTTCATCAGAAGGAAAAGATGTATTTGTTCACTTCAGCGCAATTCAAACTGAAGGATTCAAAACATTAGCAGAAGGCGACCAAGTAGAATTTGATGTTAAAGACGGCGATCGTGGTGTACAAGCTACGAATGTAACTAAACTATAA
- a CDS encoding transporter substrate-binding domain-containing protein, with protein sequence MKKVLSLFAVLIAAVILVACNKAQGFDFEKGYIVVGMEADYPPFNWEEGTSNDYNHPIYGTDRFVAGYDVNVAKKIANDLGLELRIKSVPWGSLVPALTTGEIDLIVAGMSPTEDRKISVNFTNPYYISNHVVVVKSSGSYADITQIGQLNNAKGVGQIGTIYADLVDFTAQKYGAVALPVRDTVPFIVNDIIGGSADFTIVEKPVALGMIKANAELKIVLDVQENIFEVSNEDRELSIGVRKGDDDLLNRVNAILEKIDANQRTTWMEQAVNNSAE encoded by the coding sequence ATGAAAAAAGTTTTATCATTATTTGCAGTACTAATAGCAGCAGTTATATTGGTTGCTTGTAACAAGGCGCAAGGATTTGATTTTGAAAAAGGATATATAGTAGTAGGTATGGAAGCAGATTACCCACCATTTAACTGGGAAGAAGGAACAAGCAATGATTATAATCACCCAATCTATGGCACAGATAGATTTGTGGCTGGTTATGATGTTAATGTTGCTAAAAAAATTGCAAACGATTTAGGATTAGAATTAAGAATTAAAAGCGTTCCTTGGGGTTCTTTAGTTCCTGCGCTAACAACAGGGGAAATTGACTTAATAGTTGCTGGTATGAGTCCAACGGAAGATAGAAAAATTTCAGTTAACTTTACAAACCCATACTATATTTCAAACCACGTTGTAGTAGTAAAAAGTAGTGGGTCATATGCTGATATTACTCAAATAGGTCAATTGAATAATGCTAAAGGTGTTGGGCAAATTGGAACAATTTATGCAGATTTAGTAGATTTCACTGCACAAAAATATGGAGCAGTAGCATTACCTGTTAGAGATACTGTACCATTTATCGTAAATGATATTATTGGCGGATCAGCAGATTTTACTATTGTTGAAAAGCCTGTTGCTCTTGGAATGATTAAAGCTAATGCAGAACTAAAAATTGTTTTAGATGTTCAAGAAAATATTTTTGAAGTAAGTAATGAAGACAGAGAATTATCTATTGGAGTTAGAAAAGGCGATGATGATCTTCTAAATAGAGTCAATGCAATTCTAGAAAAAATTGATGCTAACCAAAGAACTACTTGGATGGAACAAGCAGTAAATAATTCAGCGGAGTAA
- a CDS encoding amino acid ABC transporter permease has product MKRIYNEIKKIFAFIGQVISLVFIAIYDIFIFILDNTIGFFFTKEFRKYKNKYKKEYPLWLLVRKIISIIILLIFIFGFKFIYEHTFEPILGSLFVSIGKVLGEDIYGKVLVEFGARFAQGIGTTLYLSLIGTTIGFFLAIILSTLVTTKVNKYDSKMTIFFKKFGTALTKTYVTIVRGTPMMVQAMLLYWGVRGFLNWDFLIAGLATVSINTTAYLTEVLRGGIESIDKGQTEGALSLGLSKVQTMISVIYPQAIKNSMAAIGNEFVINIKDTSVLSVIMVVDIFRVSQLAQAKYLSAFPPFIIAAVIYLVLTSSVSAILRRLEKRLDIPTKNLPSSN; this is encoded by the coding sequence ATGAAAAGAATTTATAATGAGATAAAAAAAATATTTGCATTTATAGGACAAGTGATTTCACTTGTCTTTATTGCTATATATGATATATTTATATTTATTTTAGATAATACCATAGGATTTTTCTTCACAAAAGAGTTTAGAAAATATAAAAATAAATATAAAAAAGAATATCCTTTATGGCTTTTAGTTAGAAAAATTATTAGTATAATTATTCTATTGATTTTTATATTTGGCTTCAAATTTATATATGAACATACTTTTGAACCAATATTAGGTAGTCTATTTGTTTCTATAGGAAAAGTTTTAGGTGAAGATATATATGGTAAAGTTTTAGTAGAATTTGGTGCTAGGTTTGCACAAGGAATCGGAACTACTCTATATCTATCTTTAATAGGAACAACTATTGGTTTCTTTTTAGCAATTATTCTTAGTACATTAGTGACTACAAAAGTTAATAAATATGATTCTAAAATGACTATTTTTTTCAAAAAATTTGGAACTGCTTTGACTAAGACTTATGTTACAATTGTTAGAGGTACTCCAATGATGGTTCAGGCTATGTTACTTTATTGGGGAGTTAGAGGATTTTTAAATTGGGATTTCTTAATCGCAGGGCTTGCTACTGTTTCAATTAATACAACAGCATATCTAACAGAAGTATTAAGAGGTGGTATTGAATCTATTGATAAAGGACAAACAGAAGGTGCTCTTTCGCTAGGACTTTCTAAAGTGCAAACAATGATCTCAGTTATTTATCCGCAAGCTATTAAAAACTCTATGGCAGCAATCGGTAATGAGTTTGTAATTAATATTAAAGATACCTCAGTTTTAAGTGTCATAATGGTAGTTGATATTTTTAGAGTATCTCAACTTGCACAAGCTAAATACCTTTCAGCATTCCCCCCATTTATTATAGCAGCAGTTATTTACTTAGTATTGACATCTTCTGTGAGTGCAATCTTAAGAAGACTTGAAAAAAGACTAGATATTCCTACAAAGAATTTACCTAGTTCAAATTAA
- a CDS encoding amino acid ABC transporter ATP-binding protein: MKKIIRVENLKKQFGNNVVLKDINFSVNEGEIITIIGSSGSGKSTLLRCLNLLEYPDDGKVLYNDISILESKHNTDKLRAEVGMVFQNFNLFNNKNVINNCILAPMRVLKLGKEEAIKTAQANLEKVGMLDYALQDVKTLSGGQKQRVAIARALCMNPRVILFDEPTSALDPEMVGEVLTVMKQLAKEGMTMVIVTHEMSFAKEISDRVVFMDEGIILEQGSPQEIFNNPKNTRTQEFLKRFTQI; the protein is encoded by the coding sequence ATGAAAAAAATTATAAGAGTAGAAAATTTAAAAAAACAATTTGGAAATAATGTTGTATTAAAAGATATTAATTTTTCTGTTAATGAAGGAGAAATAATTACTATTATAGGTTCATCAGGATCAGGAAAATCAACATTACTTCGTTGCCTAAATTTATTGGAATATCCAGATGATGGAAAAGTTCTTTATAACGATATAAGCATCTTAGAATCAAAACATAATACAGATAAATTAAGAGCGGAAGTTGGTATGGTCTTTCAAAATTTTAATTTGTTTAATAATAAAAATGTTATTAATAATTGTATATTAGCCCCAATGAGAGTACTTAAACTAGGCAAAGAAGAAGCTATAAAAACTGCACAAGCTAATTTAGAAAAGGTAGGAATGCTTGATTATGCCCTACAAGATGTTAAGACACTATCTGGAGGGCAAAAACAAAGAGTAGCAATTGCTCGTGCGCTTTGTATGAATCCTAGAGTTATTTTATTTGATGAACCAACAAGTGCACTTGATCCTGAAATGGTAGGAGAAGTACTAACTGTTATGAAACAACTTGCTAAAGAAGGAATGACAATGGTCATTGTGACTCATGAAATGTCATTTGCTAAAGAAATATCTGATAGAGTAGTATTTATGGATGAAGGAATTATTTTAGAACAAGGAAGTCCACAAGAAATTTTTAACAATCCAAAAAATACAAGAACACAAGAATTTTTAAAGAGATTCACACAAATATAA
- a CDS encoding Fic family protein — protein sequence MEKGLLESERLHYNELRGMSEDSKCEQIEHSFLIQFIFDMMSLDGKCKLTKEEIAHLIDKKIIVSTLSEREQKEVLNLVSAYEFIKKLTIQRRRMSEELLKDIHEILFDGILQGGRYRNVNLQLSNSRHQPPDYVKVYDRMKKYFFDLERFRGTTVEKAAFAHAGLSKIHPFIEGNQRLARLIMNYYLLFDGYIALTIEETEKNEYMKSIDTFKEEKDLESLISFLIKKLLERYNDLIDVLESTYEV from the coding sequence ATGGAAAAAGGTTTATTAGAGTCAGAAAGACTGCACTATAATGAATTAAGAGGAATGAGCGAAGACAGTAAGTGCGAACAAATAGAACACTCATTTTTAATACAGTTTATATTTGATATGATGAGCTTAGATGGAAAATGCAAATTAACTAAAGAAGAAATAGCACATCTTATCGATAAAAAAATTATTGTCTCAACCCTTAGTGAAAGAGAACAAAAAGAAGTATTAAATTTAGTTTCTGCTTACGAATTTATTAAAAAATTAACTATACAAAGACGTAGAATGAGTGAAGAACTTTTAAAAGATATTCATGAGATTTTGTTTGATGGCATTTTACAAGGTGGTAGATATAGAAATGTTAATTTACAATTATCTAATTCTAGACACCAACCACCAGATTACGTTAAAGTTTATGATAGAATGAAAAAGTATTTCTTTGATTTAGAACGATTTAGAGGAACTACTGTAGAAAAAGCAGCATTTGCTCACGCTGGTTTATCAAAAATCCATCCTTTTATTGAAGGAAATCAAAGACTTGCCAGATTAATTATGAATTATTATTTATTATTTGATGGATATATTGCGTTAACAATAGAAGAAACAGAAAAAAATGAATATATGAAATCCATTGATACATTTAAAGAAGAAAAAGACTTAGAAAGCCTAATTAGCTTTTTAATTAAAAAATTATTAGAAAGATATAATGATTTAATTGATGTATTAGAATCAACATATGAGGTGTGA
- a CDS encoding S1-like domain-containing RNA-binding protein has translation MSLKVGEINDLIVVRKSDIAFVLKSEEGEEVFLHFNESNNEILEPETKISAFLYLDHKGRVAATLKKPITTILEPAFLEVVDVNPNLGVFLDLGISKDILFSKDDLPYETTQWPQVHDKLYVDLRVKGKMVAKPVLFEVIRDAPMGNLEINQEVSGYVHLLGRVGIFIVTEDKKTILVRNSQIRKKYRLGEFVTVKISYKSPIGYEGTFIANKEVVRYEDAEMILDYLNNNDGTMPYTAQTDAETVLEIFGLSRKAFKRALGHLYKERKIEFKEDTTVLTK, from the coding sequence ATGTCCTTAAAAGTAGGAGAAATAAACGATTTAATAGTAGTTAGAAAAAGTGATATTGCATTTGTTCTAAAAAGTGAAGAGGGAGAAGAAGTCTTTTTACATTTTAATGAATCAAATAATGAAATATTAGAACCAGAAACAAAAATTTCTGCTTTTTTATATTTAGATCACAAAGGTAGAGTAGCAGCTACTCTTAAAAAACCAATCACTACTATTTTAGAACCAGCATTTTTAGAAGTAGTAGATGTAAATCCAAATTTAGGAGTTTTCTTAGATTTAGGAATTTCAAAAGATATCTTATTTTCAAAAGATGATTTGCCATATGAAACAACTCAGTGGCCACAAGTACATGATAAATTATATGTAGACTTAAGAGTCAAAGGAAAAATGGTTGCTAAGCCAGTTTTATTTGAAGTCATAAGAGATGCTCCAATGGGCAACTTAGAAATAAATCAAGAAGTATCGGGTTATGTTCATTTATTAGGTAGAGTAGGTATTTTTATTGTTACGGAAGATAAGAAAACTATTTTAGTAAGAAATAGCCAAATTAGAAAAAAATATAGATTAGGTGAATTTGTTACTGTTAAAATTTCATACAAATCACCCATTGGGTATGAAGGAACTTTTATTGCTAATAAAGAAGTTGTTAGATATGAAGATGCTGAAATGATTCTAGATTATTTAAATAACAATGATGGCACAATGCCATATACAGCACAAACTGATGCTGAAACTGTTCTAGAAATTTTTGGTTTAAGCAGAAAAGCATTTAAACGTGCTTTAGGGCATCTATATAAAGAAAGAAAAATAGAATTTAAAGAAGATACTACAGTTTTAACTAAATAA
- the proS gene encoding proline--tRNA ligase, giving the protein MSNNKENKKLVESITSRDVDFAQWYTDLCLKAELMDYSDAKGFIIYRPYGYALWEGIQDYLNKKFKETQHQNVYLPLLIPESLFQKEKDHIEGFAPETAMVTTTGLEDLAERLIIRPTSEILFAQHYAKIISSHRDLPKKYNQWCSVVRWEKTTRPFLRGKEFLWQEGHTVHSSEKEAREETLNMLEIYEKLGTDFLAIPFVTGRKTEKEKFAGAEETYSVEALMHDGKALQSGTSHYFGNGFAEAFNIKFQDKDNQLKYAFQTSWGVSTRLIGAIIMVHGDDEGLVLPPRVAPNQVVIVPIQGQKVEVQEASKKLYDELTKNGIRVLLDDTDRTPGWKFSEHEMKGVPVRIEVGPRDLANNEVTVFTRYNREKKQMNLDLVNNSMKDLLDEIHNRMLEKAQDHLKNNRHIAKTYDEFKSLLDKGGYVLMSVAGEEAEIRIKEETGATARVLPFDQTLITETCPVTNKKATQTILFARAY; this is encoded by the coding sequence ATGAGTAATAATAAAGAAAATAAAAAATTAGTAGAATCCATTACATCAAGAGATGTTGACTTTGCACAATGGTATACAGACCTTTGTTTAAAAGCAGAATTAATGGATTATTCAGATGCAAAAGGATTTATTATATATAGACCTTACGGATATGCCTTATGGGAAGGCATTCAAGATTATTTAAATAAAAAGTTCAAAGAAACACAACATCAAAATGTTTACTTACCATTATTAATTCCAGAATCATTATTCCAAAAGGAAAAAGATCATATTGAAGGGTTTGCTCCTGAAACAGCAATGGTAACAACAACAGGACTTGAAGATTTAGCAGAAAGATTGATTATTAGACCAACATCAGAGATTTTATTTGCACAACATTATGCTAAAATCATCTCTTCACATAGAGACCTTCCTAAAAAATATAATCAATGGTGCAGTGTTGTTAGATGGGAAAAGACAACTAGACCGTTTTTAAGAGGAAAAGAATTCTTATGGCAAGAAGGACATACAGTTCATTCTAGTGAAAAAGAAGCACGAGAAGAAACTTTAAATATGCTAGAAATATATGAAAAATTAGGAACTGATTTTTTAGCAATACCTTTTGTTACAGGAAGAAAAACAGAAAAAGAAAAATTTGCAGGGGCAGAAGAAACTTATTCAGTTGAAGCACTTATGCATGATGGGAAAGCTTTACAATCTGGAACTTCACATTACTTTGGTAATGGATTTGCAGAAGCTTTTAATATTAAATTTCAAGACAAAGATAATCAATTAAAGTATGCTTTTCAAACATCATGGGGTGTTTCTACTAGATTAATAGGTGCGATTATTATGGTTCATGGTGATGATGAAGGATTAGTATTACCTCCAAGAGTTGCTCCTAACCAAGTAGTTATTGTTCCTATTCAAGGACAAAAAGTTGAAGTACAAGAAGCGTCTAAAAAACTATATGATGAATTAACAAAAAATGGAATTAGAGTTTTATTAGACGATACAGATAGAACACCGGGATGGAAATTTAGTGAACACGAAATGAAAGGTGTTCCTGTTAGAATTGAAGTTGGACCAAGAGATCTAGCAAACAATGAAGTTACTGTATTTACAAGATATAATAGAGAAAAGAAACAAATGAATTTAGATTTAGTAAATAACTCTATGAAAGACTTACTAGATGAAATTCATAATAGAATGCTAGAAAAAGCACAAGATCATTTAAAAAACAACAGACATATTGCTAAAACATATGATGAGTTTAAATCATTATTAGACAAAGGCGGATATGTTTTAATGAGTGTTGCTGGTGAAGAAGCAGAGATTAGAATTAAAGAAGAAACAGGGGCTACAGCTCGTGTATTACCATTTGATCAAACATTAATAACTGAAACTTGCCCTGTAACTAATAAAAAAGCAACGCAAACAATTTTATTTGCAAGAGCATACTAG
- a CDS encoding V-type ATPase subunit — MLLENALVTKARAIYGKLLNEDDFTQLVKKKSVEEVASYLRSHPFYLEAFSGVSDQNLNRKRLEETIKKYHFSQVLKLIRYSAAKYKSFYQIDVIHKEHDIILSMIKSFISDESYDVINDLPIFFDQYSKLDLLQISKSKNLSDLVDSLKETSYYKLLLPYKEMENTEIKYNQFESVLEQKYFEFVNHEVEKNFKGSLKKQLKNIMKTKTDLSTVIKIYRLKKYYEFNDDEIKAVIVNKYNTINENKLNAMLSFENPDDLLKIYSKGKYDGNLSSANQYIENYMDTVSYQLAKKTLLYSKEAPLVYLAYLTISNTQIDNLIHIIEGIRYNVPENEIKEIIIV; from the coding sequence ATGCTACTTGAAAATGCATTAGTCACTAAAGCTCGAGCAATCTACGGGAAACTGCTGAATGAAGATGATTTCACTCAACTAGTTAAAAAAAAATCAGTAGAAGAGGTTGCGTCGTATTTGCGTTCGCATCCTTTTTATTTGGAAGCTTTTAGTGGCGTCTCAGATCAAAATTTAAATAGAAAAAGATTAGAAGAAACAATCAAAAAATATCATTTTAGTCAAGTATTAAAACTGATTAGATATTCAGCTGCTAAATATAAAAGTTTTTATCAAATCGATGTCATTCATAAAGAACACGATATTATTTTATCAATGATCAAATCCTTTATATCAGATGAATCTTATGATGTCATAAATGACTTACCTATTTTCTTTGATCAATATTCAAAATTAGACTTATTACAAATTTCTAAGTCAAAGAATCTAAGTGATTTAGTAGACTCTTTAAAAGAAACTAGTTACTATAAGTTATTGTTGCCATACAAAGAAATGGAAAATACTGAAATTAAATATAATCAATTTGAGTCAGTTCTAGAACAAAAATATTTCGAGTTTGTTAATCATGAAGTTGAAAAAAACTTCAAAGGAAGCTTAAAAAAACAACTTAAAAATATTATGAAAACTAAAACAGACTTATCTACAGTAATTAAGATTTATCGTTTGAAAAAATATTATGAGTTTAATGATGATGAAATTAAAGCAGTCATTGTTAATAAATATAATACAATCAATGAAAATAAATTAAACGCAATGCTTTCTTTTGAAAACCCTGATGATTTACTTAAAATATATAGTAAAGGCAAATATGATGGCAATCTATCAAGTGCCAATCAATATATTGAAAACTATATGGATACAGTTAGTTATCAATTAGCAAAAAAAACTTTACTATATAGTAAAGAAGCACCTTTGGTTTATCTAGCATATCTTACGATTAGTAATACACAAATTGATAATTTAATTCATATTATAGAAGGCATTAGATATAATGTACCTGAAAATGAAATTAAAGAAATCATCATTGTGTAG
- a CDS encoding V-type ATP synthase subunit I has protein sequence MFTLGIAKMKLVTISSELTNLEQVLKRFIEFPEFHPISSEQFVDRVRGLKTFSSSNPFKSLLDEIIEIESEFNFKLPVVKQENLEYNIDQMHDNVVIIHEKLKQEILSIRKLESDINLHQLAIDQIHNIDNLKVSLDDIFSCKFLYVRFGRIPMDSQEKIKYYRNKPFVFKEFSQIDGHIWCMYMMTEEYKQEIDNMFATLFFERIRIPEFVHGTPDKAEKQLQENLAKMTEQLKVLKDQLDYMKNSCMTELSTTKAELEFLGKLYEARKYVVGLGERFSISGFIVKKDADKFKQHFEGISDLEIEVRPANSDKRITPPTKLSNNWFSKPFEMFVEMYGTPSYKDIDPTLFVSITYTLLFGIMFGDVGQGLLMSLIGFLLSKYKKLPLGKIISRIGISSAVFGLAYGSFFGDEKLLPGLYEKYLGIHPIEVMNSSVTMNLLIATVLLGAVLILSAIIMNIYVKFKNKDYIEGTISNNGIMGLLFYGFILIGIVLNMQAKINLFNIYTILLLIGIPLLVIFFKEPLERKLNKEKAFPNGFGGFFIEGFFELFEVMLSYVTNTMSFLRVGGFILSHAGMMLVVHTLMEMTGQAGIVVSIFGNIFVMGLEGLIVGIQVLRLEFYEMFSRYYEGDGIPFTPIKF, from the coding sequence GTGTTTACCTTGGGAATTGCAAAAATGAAACTTGTTACAATCAGTTCAGAATTGACTAACTTAGAACAAGTTTTAAAAAGATTTATTGAATTTCCTGAGTTTCATCCAATTTCATCTGAACAGTTTGTAGATAGAGTAAGAGGGCTAAAAACATTTAGTTCTTCAAATCCATTTAAATCATTACTAGATGAAATTATCGAAATTGAGTCAGAATTTAATTTCAAATTACCAGTAGTTAAACAAGAAAATCTAGAATATAATATTGATCAAATGCATGATAATGTTGTTATAATTCATGAAAAATTAAAACAAGAAATTTTAAGCATTAGAAAATTAGAAAGTGATATCAACCTTCATCAATTAGCAATTGATCAAATACACAATATAGATAACTTAAAAGTTTCATTGGATGACATATTCTCATGTAAATTTCTTTACGTAAGATTTGGTAGAATTCCAATGGATAGTCAAGAAAAAATTAAATATTATAGAAATAAACCTTTTGTATTTAAAGAGTTTAGCCAAATAGATGGCCACATCTGGTGTATGTATATGATGACCGAAGAATATAAACAAGAAATTGATAATATGTTCGCGACACTATTTTTCGAAAGAATTAGAATACCTGAATTTGTTCATGGAACACCTGATAAAGCAGAAAAACAACTTCAAGAAAACTTAGCTAAGATGACTGAACAATTAAAGGTTTTAAAAGATCAACTTGATTATATGAAAAATTCATGTATGACTGAGTTATCAACAACTAAAGCAGAACTAGAATTCTTAGGAAAACTTTATGAAGCTAGAAAGTATGTTGTTGGGCTTGGTGAAAGATTTTCTATTTCCGGATTTATAGTTAAAAAAGACGCAGATAAATTTAAACAACACTTTGAAGGCATTAGCGACCTAGAAATTGAAGTTAGACCAGCAAATAGTGATAAGCGCATCACACCACCTACTAAATTATCTAATAACTGGTTTAGTAAGCCATTTGAAATGTTTGTTGAAATGTATGGAACTCCATCATATAAAGATATTGATCCTACCTTGTTTGTCTCTATAACATATACTTTATTATTTGGAATCATGTTTGGTGATGTGGGACAAGGATTATTGATGTCCTTAATTGGTTTCTTACTATCTAAATATAAGAAACTTCCATTAGGTAAAATTATATCTAGAATTGGTATATCATCAGCAGTCTTTGGATTAGCTTATGGTTCATTTTTTGGAGATGAAAAACTATTACCTGGACTCTATGAGAAATATTTAGGTATACATCCTATTGAAGTAATGAATAGTAGTGTTACGATGAATCTACTGATTGCAACCGTTCTATTAGGAGCTGTATTGATTTTATCAGCAATTATTATGAATATATATGTTAAGTTTAAAAACAAAGATTATATAGAGGGCACTATTTCTAATAATGGTATTATGGGGCTATTATTTTATGGTTTCATTTTAATAGGTATCGTTTTAAATATGCAAGCTAAAATCAATTTATTTAACATATATACAATTCTTCTTTTAATAGGTATTCCTTTATTAGTGATATTCTTTAAAGAACCACTGGAAAGAAAGTTAAATAAAGAAAAGGCTTTTCCAAATGGTTTTGGAGGATTCTTTATTGAAGGATTCTTTGAATTATTTGAAGTTATGTTGTCATATGTTACAAATACAATGTCATTTTTAAGAGTTGGTGGATTTATTCTATCCCATGCTGGAATGATGCTTGTAGTACATACCTTAATGGAAATGACAGGCCAAGCAGGAATTGTTGTCTCTATTTTTGGTAATATATTTGTTATGGGGCTTGAAGGACTAATAGTCGGAATTCAAGTATTAAGATTAGAATTTTATGAAATGTTTTCAAGATATTATGAAGGCGATGGAATTCCATTTACGCCAATCAAATTTTAG
- a CDS encoding ATP synthase subunit C → MLKVMSVIVPILVLLLIVLPLVKVFKGKVSALSAKRRIILHVVMFFTLLVGVTVAAPIAFAAGEEAAQAASDSGMAKGLGYLAAAIATGLSALGAGIAVAAAAPAAIGAISENPKNFGKSLIFVALGEGVAIYGLLISILILNTL, encoded by the coding sequence ATGTTAAAAGTTATGAGTGTTATTGTTCCAATATTAGTATTATTATTAATTGTATTACCTTTAGTAAAGGTATTTAAAGGTAAGGTGAGTGCTTTATCAGCTAAAAGAAGAATTATCTTACACGTTGTAATGTTCTTTACACTACTAGTAGGTGTAACAGTTGCAGCACCAATCGCGTTTGCAGCTGGTGAAGAAGCAGCACAAGCAGCTTCAGACAGTGGAATGGCAAAGGGTTTAGGCTATTTAGCAGCAGCTATCGCAACAGGTCTATCAGCACTTGGAGCAGGGATTGCAGTTGCAGCCGCAGCTCCAGCAGCTATTGGTGCTATTTCAGAAAATCCAAAAAACTTTGGTAAATCATTGATCTTCGTTGCTCTTGGTGAAGGGGTAGCTATCTACGGTTTGTTAATCTCAATATTAATCTTAAACACACTATAA
- a CDS encoding V-type ATP synthase subunit F: protein MRFYLLSDNVDTLVGMRLVGIEGVVIHTKDEVLKNLNELTKNDEIAILLITTKLIKLCPEVISELKLRQTKPLIVEIPDRHGESNIGESINRYVSEAIGFKI, encoded by the coding sequence ATGAGATTTTACTTATTAAGTGATAATGTGGATACTCTAGTAGGGATGAGACTTGTAGGCATTGAAGGAGTAGTCATTCATACTAAAGATGAAGTTTTAAAAAATTTAAACGAATTAACAAAGAATGACGAAATTGCTATTCTTTTAATCACAACAAAATTAATCAAACTATGCCCAGAAGTTATTTCAGAACTTAAACTTAGACAAACTAAGCCTCTAATTGTTGAAATACCTGATAGACATGGTGAAAGCAATATTGGTGAATCAATTAACCGATATGTAAGTGAAGCCATTGGCTTTAAGATATGA